From a region of the Myroides sp. JBRI-B21084 genome:
- a CDS encoding FAD-dependent oxidoreductase produces MFNCLIIGGGVSGVSCALILGSALKKPFMTNKKIGIITHQKASMLQDAVFNNAYGIAPNTLGSDLLKNTIEDLQHLYPEIQQIANEKVVSITTNGTFFLVTTNENIYEAETIVLAINSSNPFTIDGFLHDFVIPHKKSLPQKNRIQLANNDHLVTSGVYVAGTLAGHRSQLAIAAGSGAAVATDILTLWNNGVETHAHDSIRKKEA; encoded by the coding sequence ATGTTTAACTGTTTAATAATTGGCGGTGGCGTTTCGGGGGTTTCGTGTGCCTTAATTTTAGGTTCGGCTCTTAAAAAACCGTTTATGACCAATAAAAAAATAGGAATTATTACCCACCAAAAAGCATCTATGCTACAAGATGCAGTGTTTAACAATGCCTATGGAATTGCACCTAATACTTTAGGGAGTGATTTGTTAAAAAATACAATTGAAGATTTACAGCATCTATATCCTGAAATACAACAAATTGCAAACGAGAAAGTGGTTTCGATAACTACTAACGGAACTTTCTTTTTGGTTACTACTAACGAAAATATTTACGAGGCCGAAACTATAGTTTTAGCAATTAATTCTAGCAATCCGTTTACAATTGATGGTTTTTTACATGATTTTGTAATACCGCATAAAAAATCGTTGCCTCAAAAAAATAGAATTCAGTTAGCAAATAATGATCATTTGGTAACTAGTGGTGTATATGTAGCAGGAACGTTAGCTGGGCATCGCAGTCAGTTAGCAATTGCTGCAGGTAGCGGTGCAGCTGTAGCAACCGATATTTTAACGTTATGGAATAATGGTGTTGAAACCCACGCACATGATAGTATAAGAAAAAAAGAAGCATAA
- a CDS encoding DUF4254 domain-containing protein — translation MFAEFAFPVFEKSIVDYHKYDDVNHPIENPFEKGTIEHLLYAKNWVDTVQWHYEDIIRDPQIDPVAALVLKRKIDASNQVRTDMVEYIDSYFLDKYKNVQVKPNAKINTESPAWAIDRLSILALKIYHMQEEATRPDASTEHRAKCQEKLNVLLEQKQDMFTSISQLIDDIENGEKFMKVYKQMKMYNDEELNPVLYQNKK, via the coding sequence ATGTTTGCAGAATTCGCATTTCCTGTTTTTGAAAAAAGTATTGTAGATTATCATAAATACGACGACGTAAATCATCCAATAGAAAATCCTTTTGAAAAAGGAACTATAGAGCATTTGTTGTATGCTAAAAACTGGGTTGATACTGTACAATGGCATTACGAAGATATTATTCGTGATCCACAAATTGATCCTGTTGCAGCTTTGGTTTTAAAACGTAAAATTGATGCATCGAACCAAGTACGAACCGATATGGTTGAGTATATTGACAGCTATTTTTTAGATAAATACAAAAACGTACAAGTTAAACCAAACGCAAAAATTAATACCGAAAGTCCAGCTTGGGCTATTGACCGTTTGTCAATTTTAGCGTTAAAAATTTACCACATGCAAGAAGAGGCTACACGCCCAGATGCATCAACAGAACACCGCGCTAAATGTCAAGAAAAATTAAACGTTTTGTTAGAACAAAAACAAGACATGTTTACATCAATAAGCCAATTAATTGATGATATAGAAAACGGTGAAAAATTCATGAAAGTGTACAAACAAATGAAAATGTACAACGACGAAGAATTAAACCCAGTATTGTATCAAAATAAAAAATAA
- a CDS encoding glycosyltransferase family 9 protein yields the protein MKHILVIRLSAMGDVAMTVPVITALVQQHKNVKVTVVSRPFFKPFFEGIERVDFFGVDLENRHKGFFGIYRLFNDLKPLKIDFVADFHNVLRSKILRTFFKLTGTKVAFTNKGRKEKKELTKLQKKILKPVKPMVQRHVDTLELLGFKVILSKIVFPEKPVLTDEFTTITGEKLSNKWIGIAPFAQYKTKVYPTALMQHVIAEIAKNKLHKIFLFGSKSELGQLKELQQNLTNVILVPNVFNFKQELQLIPYLNVMLSMDSGNAHIAAMYGVQVVTLWGNTHPYAGFVPFNQPMTNSLIPNLDTFPFIPTSVYGNKIVPGYENVMESIAPNDVIAKLNSILSE from the coding sequence ATGAAACATATTTTAGTAATACGATTATCGGCGATGGGCGATGTAGCTATGACAGTTCCCGTAATTACAGCATTGGTACAGCAACACAAAAATGTAAAAGTAACGGTGGTTTCGCGCCCTTTTTTTAAGCCTTTTTTTGAAGGTATAGAAAGAGTTGATTTTTTTGGAGTTGATTTAGAAAATCGTCACAAAGGATTTTTTGGAATTTATAGATTGTTTAACGATTTAAAGCCGTTGAAAATTGATTTTGTAGCAGATTTTCACAATGTATTAAGGTCAAAAATTCTGCGAACTTTTTTTAAATTAACTGGCACAAAAGTAGCTTTTACCAATAAAGGTAGAAAAGAAAAAAAAGAACTAACCAAACTGCAAAAAAAAATATTAAAACCAGTAAAACCAATGGTTCAAAGGCATGTTGATACTTTAGAGCTGTTAGGTTTTAAAGTAATTTTATCTAAAATAGTTTTTCCTGAAAAACCTGTTTTAACAGATGAATTTACAACAATTACTGGCGAAAAATTAAGTAATAAATGGATTGGTATTGCACCTTTTGCACAGTACAAAACCAAAGTATATCCTACAGCTTTAATGCAACACGTTATTGCTGAAATAGCTAAAAATAAGTTACACAAAATATTTTTATTTGGCAGTAAAAGTGAATTAGGGCAATTAAAAGAACTGCAACAAAACCTTACAAATGTTATATTGGTACCCAATGTGTTTAATTTTAAACAGGAATTACAACTAATCCCTTATTTAAACGTAATGCTTTCAATGGATTCTGGTAATGCACATATTGCAGCAATGTATGGGGTACAAGTGGTAACTTTATGGGGCAACACGCATCCGTATGCAGGTTTTGTACCTTTTAATCAGCCAATGACTAACAGTTTAATTCCAAATTTAGATACATTTCCGTTTATACCCACATCGGTTTATGGCAATAAAATAGTTCCAGGTTACGAAAATGTAATGGAAAGTATTGCACCTAATGATGTTATTGCAAAATTGAACTCAATTTTAAGCGAATGA
- a CDS encoding DUF6427 family protein, which produces MLANLFSKSKPIGYVVIGFMLLATYFIHLISDLKWLQSPTVIIEKSFLFILVVVSVLLIQFITLKNYLSANNLYSLFLYACFLILFPTFYDDANLIIANFLVLLALRRIISMQTLNMPKLKIFDASLWIFIATLFESWTILYFAMIYLTIIWYVGQDYRNWIIPLIALLTVTILFYTYSLFNGINLVEFWTNKYAIGFNFSYFENGYQNIALAFLATIAVLFTFYLFTNLKNIATDQLILYKNIVFCFVIGATVYIISPDKSNGLLVFTFFPLSIIGGNFLATTKSYWIKETVLVSILGVSLLLFFLMKL; this is translated from the coding sequence ATGCTTGCAAATCTTTTTTCAAAAAGTAAACCAATAGGGTATGTAGTAATAGGTTTTATGCTATTGGCCACTTATTTTATACATTTAATTAGCGATTTAAAATGGTTGCAATCGCCAACCGTAATTATAGAAAAAAGTTTTTTGTTTATATTGGTTGTTGTATCGGTTTTGTTGATACAATTTATAACATTAAAAAACTATTTATCTGCAAACAACTTGTATTCGTTGTTTTTATACGCCTGTTTTTTAATTCTTTTTCCTACTTTTTATGACGATGCTAATTTAATAATAGCCAATTTTTTAGTGCTTTTGGCATTGCGCAGAATTATTTCTATGCAAACATTAAATATGCCCAAACTAAAAATTTTTGATGCCAGTTTATGGATTTTTATTGCCACCTTGTTTGAATCGTGGACCATTTTGTACTTTGCAATGATTTATTTAACCATTATTTGGTACGTAGGGCAAGATTATCGCAATTGGATTATCCCATTAATTGCCTTGTTAACCGTTACCATTTTGTTTTATACATACAGTTTGTTTAACGGTATTAATTTGGTTGAATTTTGGACAAACAAGTACGCTATTGGCTTTAATTTTAGTTATTTTGAAAACGGTTATCAAAACATTGCTTTGGCTTTTTTAGCAACTATAGCCGTTTTGTTTACCTTTTATTTATTTACCAACTTAAAAAATATTGCAACAGACCAATTAATATTATACAAAAACATTGTTTTTTGCTTTGTAATAGGGGCAACAGTTTATATAATTTCGCCCGATAAATCAAATGGATTATTGGTTTTTACATTTTTTCCATTATCAATTATAGGAGGAAATTTTTTAGCAACAACTAAAAGTTACTGGATTAAAGAAACTGTTTTAGTTAGTATTTTAGGGGTAAGTTTATTACTGTTTTTTTTAATGAAATTATAG
- a CDS encoding M20 family metallo-hydrolase produces the protein MKNLKEKSIGLLIDLIKTQSFSKEEQQTATIINTYIQSFGVKTHRELNNVWAFNKYYNPLKPTILLNSHHDTVRPNIDYTRDPFLPEIIDGKLYGLGSNDAGGCLVALIATFLHYYDNPNLKYNFVLAATAEEEILGLNGLESVVPKLGTLDFAIVGEPTQMHLAVAEKGLMVLECKALGKSGHAARNEGENAIYNAIEDILWFKTFEFPKQSEMFGPIKMSVTMINAGTQHNVVPSTCDFVVDVRITDAYTNEEVLEIIKAHTKCEIKPRSTRLRPSFIALEHPIVKAGLHLGRTPYGSPTTSDQAVLKIPSIKLGPGNSARSHTADEYVFVHEIEEGIDLYIEILNQLVL, from the coding sequence ATGAAAAATTTAAAAGAAAAAAGCATTGGTTTGTTGATTGATTTAATTAAAACACAATCGTTTAGTAAAGAAGAACAGCAAACAGCAACTATAATTAATACGTACATTCAAAGTTTTGGTGTTAAAACACACCGTGAACTTAACAACGTATGGGCATTTAATAAGTATTACAACCCATTAAAGCCTACCATTTTATTAAACTCGCACCACGACACCGTACGCCCCAATATAGATTACACCCGCGATCCGTTTTTGCCCGAAATAATTGATGGTAAGCTATACGGTTTAGGCAGTAACGATGCCGGCGGTTGTTTAGTAGCCTTAATAGCAACCTTTCTGCATTATTACGATAACCCCAATTTAAAATACAATTTTGTTTTAGCTGCAACAGCCGAAGAAGAAATTTTAGGTTTGAATGGGTTAGAATCGGTAGTACCAAAATTAGGAACATTAGATTTTGCAATTGTTGGCGAACCTACCCAAATGCATTTGGCAGTAGCCGAAAAAGGTTTAATGGTTTTAGAGTGTAAGGCTTTAGGAAAATCGGGGCATGCAGCCCGTAACGAAGGTGAAAACGCCATTTACAATGCCATTGAAGATATTTTGTGGTTTAAAACCTTTGAGTTTCCAAAACAATCGGAAATGTTTGGACCTATAAAAATGTCGGTTACAATGATTAATGCGGGTACACAGCACAATGTGGTACCATCAACCTGCGATTTTGTAGTAGATGTGCGTATAACCGATGCTTACACAAACGAAGAGGTTTTAGAAATAATAAAAGCACATACAAAATGTGAAATTAAACCGCGATCAACCCGTTTACGCCCATCGTTTATAGCGTTAGAACATCCAATTGTAAAAGCCGGTTTGCATTTAGGTAGAACTCCCTACGGTTCACCAACAACCAGTGACCAGGCGGTGTTAAAAATTCCATCGATAAAATTAGGACCAGGAAATTCGGCGCGTTCACACACCGCAGATGAATATGTTTTTGTGCATGAAATTGAAGAAGGAATAGATTTGTATATTGAAATTTTAAATCAGTTGGTACTATAA
- the upp gene encoding uracil phosphoribosyltransferase, protein MQIHYLSDQKSILNHFLMQIRHFEIQKDTMRFRKNMERIGEVMAYELSKTLEFESTKVPTPLGTKNTMTISNKVVLCAILRAGLALHTGFMNFFDDAENAFISAARTHGTSDILVEYQAMPAFKNKSLLLLDPMLATGHSLHAVYKQLTNHEQPKEIHICVVIAAPEGIAYLEQHLPNNIHLWVASLDNGLNNKNYIVPGIGDAGDLAYGIKL, encoded by the coding sequence ATGCAAATTCATTATTTATCAGACCAAAAAAGCATTTTAAATCATTTTTTAATGCAAATACGTCATTTCGAAATTCAAAAGGATACCATGCGTTTTAGAAAAAACATGGAACGTATTGGCGAAGTTATGGCATATGAACTTAGTAAAACACTTGAATTTGAATCAACAAAAGTACCAACACCACTAGGCACTAAAAATACAATGACAATTAGTAATAAAGTAGTTTTATGCGCTATACTAAGAGCTGGTTTGGCATTGCATACAGGTTTTATGAATTTTTTTGACGATGCAGAAAATGCTTTTATATCGGCTGCTCGTACGCATGGTACTTCGGATATTTTGGTAGAGTATCAAGCAATGCCTGCGTTTAAAAATAAAAGTTTGCTTTTGTTAGATCCTATGCTTGCAACGGGACATTCTTTACATGCTGTTTATAAGCAATTAACAAATCATGAACAACCTAAAGAAATACATATTTGCGTGGTAATTGCAGCACCAGAAGGCATTGCATATTTAGAACAACATTTGCCAAACAACATACATTTGTGGGTTGCTAGTTTAGATAACGGTTTAAACAACAAAAATTATATTGTACCCGGTATTGGCGATGCAGGAGATTTGGCTTATGGTATAAAACTATAA
- a CDS encoding DUF6341 family protein produces the protein MWTSFFKGIEFLFVDVLFVPMDWFAKLELSNWWVANIINWIFIIICCVAFSYWLKQLRLFASNNEDNQDTTAHSFLK, from the coding sequence ATGTGGACATCTTTCTTTAAAGGTATTGAATTTTTATTCGTTGATGTATTGTTTGTACCAATGGATTGGTTTGCTAAACTAGAATTATCAAACTGGTGGGTTGCAAACATTATTAACTGGATTTTTATTATTATTTGTTGCGTGGCTTTCTCGTACTGGTTAAAGCAGTTACGTTTATTCGCTTCAAATAACGAAGACAATCAAGACACAACGGCACATTCGTTCTTAAAATAA
- a CDS encoding MarC family protein, whose translation MEINFKEIFTAGMIIFAVIDILGSIPIIVDLRSRVGKIQSEKASLVAALIMIAFLFVGESILTLIGIDVNSFAVAGAFVLFFLALEMILGIRLYRDEEPKTASIVPLAFPLIAGPGIMTTILALRAEYQTINIVLAIVLNIIVVYVVLKLSGQIERLIGANGLGVIRKVFGVVLLAIAVKLFATNVKDLLN comes from the coding sequence ATGGAAATTAATTTTAAAGAAATTTTTACTGCGGGCATGATTATTTTTGCTGTAATTGATATTTTAGGTTCGATACCTATTATTGTTGATTTACGGTCACGTGTAGGAAAAATACAATCTGAAAAAGCATCTTTAGTAGCTGCTTTAATTATGATTGCTTTTTTGTTTGTTGGCGAAAGTATTTTAACATTAATAGGTATCGATGTGAATTCATTTGCAGTTGCAGGTGCATTTGTATTGTTTTTTTTAGCATTAGAAATGATTTTGGGGATACGTTTGTACCGCGATGAAGAACCTAAAACAGCATCTATTGTTCCTTTAGCCTTTCCATTAATTGCTGGGCCAGGTATTATGACCACTATTTTAGCGTTACGCGCAGAATATCAAACCATAAACATTGTATTAGCTATTGTGTTAAATATTATTGTAGTATATGTGGTTTTAAAACTATCGGGCCAAATAGAACGCTTAATAGGTGCAAACGGTTTAGGTGTAATTAGAAAAGTTTTTGGAGTGGTTTTATTAGCTATTGCTGTTAAATTATTTGCTACTAATGTTAAAGACTTGCTTAACTAA